The genomic region AGGATTGCTTCGTTCCGTTCCTGATCTTGTTTTTTTTAAGGATACAGATGGTATTTTTCTTTCATGCAATGAAATGTTTTCCAGATATGTAGGTAAACCTGCAAGCGAGATTATAGGAAAGACGAGCCATGATATTTTTGACAGAAGCAGAGCTGACTTTTTCCGCTCTAACGATAAACGAGTGCTTGAATCCGGCCATTCTTATAAAAGTGTGGAATGGATAGACCGTGCCGATGGAAAAAGAATTCTTCTTGAAACGTTTAAAACCCCACTTTTTACTGAGGAACATGAACTCATAGGTGTTGTTGGTGTCGGTCGTGATATAACTGAGCGTAAGCGTGCCGAGATTGAGTTAAAAGACAAGAAGAATGAACTGTTCCAGATAGTAAATGGAAGTCCTATTCCGGCATTTGTGATTAACAAAGATCATGATATTATATACTGGAACAAAGCCTGTGAGAATACAACAGGCATAAAATCCAAAGACATAATTGGAACCAGAAATTCCTGGATGCCTTTCTATGATAGTAAAAGACCGGTACTTGCAGATCTTATTGTTGATAATTGTCTTAATGACATAGAAAAGGTATATGGTGATAAAAAGCTGCAACCTTCTTTTGTTGAAGGTGGTTACCAGGCAGAAGATTATTTTGACGTAATTGGCAGATGGATTCTTTTTACTGCTGCTCCTATAAGGGATCATAACAATGAGATCATAGGAGCAATCGAAACACTTCAGGATATCAGTTTGTCCAAACAGGCTGAACAGGCAATGCTGGAAGCTAAAATGCTGGCGGAGAATACTTCACGCACAAAGAGCGAGTTTCTCTGCAATATGAATCATGAACTTAGAACTCCCTTAAACCTTATTCTGGGGTATGCAGATCTTCTTCTGGCAGAAGAAACCGGAACTCTGAATGAAGAACAGAGACATTTCTCTGAGATTATCAAATTCGCAGGGTCCAGATTCCTGGACCTGGTTGATTCTTTGATATACATTGCTGAGATAGAAGAAGGAAAAATGGAACTTGATGTTGATTTATTTTCAGTCCCAAATCTTATGTCTGATGTAAAGAGGATGCTAAGTTCTCAAGCACTCAAAAAAGGTGTAAGTCTGGAGTTTGATATTCATCCTTCTGTAACAGTTGTATATGCTGATAAGTCCAAGATAAAAACAATTTTGCACCATCTGATCAGTAATGGGATAAAATTCACACCATCCGGTGGAACTGTTCTTGTAATTATCAGACAGAACCAGAATAATGAACTTAAGCTGATTGTAAAAGATGATGGAATAGGTATATCAGAAGAAGATCAGAAGAGACTGTACAATGCTTTCGTTCAGCTTGACTGGTCGCTTAACCGTAAATTTGAGGGTTC from Methanolobus tindarius DSM 2278 harbors:
- a CDS encoding PAS domain-containing sensor histidine kinase → MLGNDKVDDIADLDSMDIPDSVKRELFQKTALLSGLLRSVPDLVFFKDTDGIFLSCNEMFSRYVGKPASEIIGKTSHDIFDRSRADFFRSNDKRVLESGHSYKSVEWIDRADGKRILLETFKTPLFTEEHELIGVVGVGRDITERKRAEIELKDKKNELFQIVNGSPIPAFVINKDHDIIYWNKACENTTGIKSKDIIGTRNSWMPFYDSKRPVLADLIVDNCLNDIEKVYGDKKLQPSFVEGGYQAEDYFDVIGRWILFTAAPIRDHNNEIIGAIETLQDISLSKQAEQAMLEAKMLAENTSRTKSEFLCNMNHELRTPLNLILGYADLLLAEETGTLNEEQRHFSEIIKFAGSRFLDLVDSLIYIAEIEEGKMELDVDLFSVPNLMSDVKRMLSSQALKKGVSLEFDIHPSVTVVYADKSKIKTILHHLISNGIKFTPSGGTVLVIIRQNQNNELKLIVKDDGIGISEEDQKRLYNAFVQLDWSLNRKFEGSGLGLSIVKKFVEAQGGTISLKSKPGEGSTFEVLLPLSSSENSGVLGDMCNSTEYLE